The Thermoleophilaceae bacterium DNA segment CGCGGCTGTGGCCGCATAACCAACCCGTGTCCACCGAAACGGGGGAACTCCACTCGTGCTGGGACGACCACGAGGTTCAGAACACCTATTCAGGTGGCGATCCGGACGGCGGCGATGCCGATTACAGCGCGATCCCCGTTGGAATCCCGCAGTTCCCGCCCTTCCAGTACTCGGTCAAGCGCCGCGACGCGGCCTACCGAGCGTTCTTCCAGTCGATGCCGACGTTCACCATCGGCCGGCAACGGCTCTACCACAAGGCAACGTTCGGCAGGCACGTTGACCTGTTCGTGCTCGATGAGCGTCAGTACCGATCCGTCGCGTCCCGCCGGTTCCTGGGGGCCGACCAGTCCGAGTTCCTCCGATCCGGCCTGACGCAATCCAGCGCCTCGTGGAAGGTCATCGCGAACGCCGTGATGATCATGGGCGGCGGCGGGTCCGACAGTTGGGAAGGCTTCCCCGCCGAGCGTGAGGCCCTGCTCGGAGTCATCAGCCAGAACGAGGTTCAAGACGTCGTGTTCATCACCGGTGACATGCACGCATGCATCGCCGGCGACGTACAGAACGCCGCCGAACACACAGTAGCTACGGAGTTCGTCTGCGGATCAATGACAACGCCGTCGACTCCTGAGGGGTGGGCTCTCATAGGGAGGCCCGGATATGGGACGGCCGACAATCCGACAATGCCTCAGGCCGAGTACGACGCCCTCAACCGGCCGTACTATGAGGAGCTCGACTTCTTCTCGCATGGATACGTCCTCTGCGAAGCGGGCGCCCAGACTTTCAAGGCGACCTACAAGAAGCTCGAGACGGTCCGTCGTGAGTCGACCGCGCTGAAGGCGTCGAACAGCTACACGCTGCACCGTGGGACGCCGGGGCTCTAAGTGGTGCTCTCTCGACGTCGCTTCTACCGCGGGGTCGTGCCAGTCCTGGTACCTGCCTGAGGGTCCGACTCCCAACCTCTTCGCAAATCGGCTCGACGCTGCAGTTCGAGCCCGCACGCTCTTGCAGACGTTCGCGCTCCGGCAGACCTCTGTGCGTGAAGATTGGACGGGTCCTCGGAGCCGGGGGCGTTCTCGGCCTGAGCGCCGGCCGCGCCTCATACTGCCCTTCGCCGCCGCGCGCGCGACGCCACACGAGGGCGGTCCGTCTTTGACCGGCCTGAGGCCGGATCGGCAGCTAGTCGGTTCGCTGTCCGACAGATTCAAGCTTCCCCGCGCCGCTGCCGCTTCGAGTGACGAGCAAAGGACCAACACCCACCAGACATCGTCTGGGGCAAGACGAGCGCCCTCTCGAGCCAGCCGTCCTCCGGCGGAGGAACGATCTCGCCCGGTCGGATCGCGCGGATCACATGAGAGACGTGTCCCGCGGTGTACTGAGCATCCTCCACGATCTCACCTGTCTCGCCCTCCATGACTGAACCCACGGACGTCGTACGCCGTCCCAGCGCCGTCGTTGTGCAGCCTCACGAGCAGGACATCACGACCGTCCGGATCACGGCTACGTGACATCGCGGGCCAGACGAAGGCTTGATGGGCCCGGTCGACGGCCTGCCGGTTCGTGTATGCGGATGCTGCCGACGCGATCGCAGAAACGGCTGCGATCGCGACTGCGACAGTCTCGATCTGCATGACGGCGATGCTGACCAAAAGAGTGGACGTCACAGACGCTTCGGCAGAGGTCCACGGCCCGGACGTCGGTGGGCTCACCGCCGTTCCGCCCGAGAGAAGCATGTCCTGGCGCAGATCGTGAGCTGGCTAATGGGAGCGACGCAGCTCAAGGTGGACCAAGTGGGAGCCGATTAGTAGCCATAGAAGGACCGGAGGAGTAAGCTGAGGTTCTGACGGAACGGTGAGAGGAGCGAAGGTGCCCGTTCAAGACGTCATCGAGGAAGCGCAGCGCATCGCGACAGATCGCGATCCTGCCGAGTTGGCCGGGGAGCTGCAGGAACTGCTCGGGCAGAAGCTCGTGGCCTTTGCTCTCGGGGACCGTCATCCGAAGACCGTCGGTCGGTATGCCCGCGGTGAGCGGGCGCCCGAGCTCGAGGCGCATGCGCGCCTCGTCGACCTCTCTGTCGTGGTCCAGATCCTACGTGCAGGCATGCGGGAGAGCACAATCAAGAGCTGGATGTTGGGAGCGAACCCGAGGCTCAAGGGCAACGCGCCGATCGAGGCCTTCCACGAGGGTCGCCCATACGAGGTGATGAGTGCCGCCAAGGCCTTCGTCAGTCGCCGGTAAGCGCGGACGGCGTCCGCGGCCCGGCATACGCTCCGGGGTCGCGTGCCGTTCGCCGACAACCCACCGACGTACCACGCCGTCAGCGTGCCCGCCGAGGGGTTCTGGCGGGTCACGACGTGGCCTGAGCCGTTCGATCCGCCGCCGCCTCCTCTCCCGATCGGCCATCCCGACCTTCACGAGGACGATGCTGGTCGATGGGACGACCCTCACGGTGCGTTGAGGACGCTGTACTGCGCCACCGAGCCCGAGGGCGCGATCGGCGAGAAGCTCGGCCACTTCCGGATCGACCCCCGCATTCCTCGGCGGATCGAGGGGTTTTTCGAGAGCGAGCCCGACTCAGGCTACGAGGACGACTACCTGCTGCCTCAGCTCGACGCCGACGACGTCGCTGCATTCAACTGGACCCTGGCGTGGGCGCCGTCTGAACCCACCGCTCGGTGCCTTGATGTCACCCATTGGCGCAGCCACCGCGCGGTGCTCCGATGCGCGATCCCGCACCTCGTGGAGCACGGCCGCGCACAGCTAGACAGAAGCGCTCTCCTGGACGAACGCCGCAACTTGACGCGGCGACTCGCCGGCTGCTTCCGAGCGCTCGCAGCCAGGCCCGACGGAACACTGAGGGTCGCCGGCCTGCGGTACAAGAGCCGCCACGCGCCGGCCTGGGAGTGCTGGGCCCTGTGGGAGCCGCTTCCGCTGGACCCCAGCGAGGCCACCGGACAGACGGTGACGATTCAGACGCCGGAGCTTCGTCGCGCGGCCGAACGCCTGCCCGTCGTCCTCTTGGCCTAGCTTCGACGGGTCACGGCCCAGAGGTGCCCCTCCGGTGAGGGCCTTAGCCGCGGCTTCCGGAAGTAGCCGCCGAGCGTTTAGGGGAGGGCGCAATTCCCGTGGCCATGGGTATCTCCAGCGCTCGGCTGCGTTGCGTCTTCCATCGGCTCGCGGGGGAGCGTCGGGAGGGCTGAGTAGAGCTCAGGCCGGGGCATCAATCGAGGCATCGATCTGCCGCGCAACAATCGAATCACGCCGCCTCGAACCAGCCCGTCAAGACCCTACCTGCGCCAACTTGACCTCCATGCGGACGCTTGTGGTCCAGGCGGTCGCGGGTTCGAGTCCCGTCGCTCACCCCTCAAAGCGCTGCAAAGCCGGGGTTTTGCTCTTCCGGCCGGGGTGAGCTCCTGGACGCCATTGCAGAGCTCGATCGGGGCGCTCTTCGCGAGTTCGTTGCAGAAATCCCTGCACAGAACGCGGTTTTCTCGCGGCTGCGCCCGAGCTTGCCTGCGCGCCATGGAAATGGTCTTCGTCGACGGTCAGTGCTGACCTGGGTTCTCGAGTACCTCGCGTACCCTGAGGGCTACATGCAGCTCCGAGGGACGCGTGGCGGGCGCCCGGCCGAGTTGCTCCTCGATGTTCCTGAGGCGATACTTGACGGTGTGGACATGGACGCCGAGTCGCGCCGATGCCGCGACGGCGTTCTGGCCACTCTCGAGGTACGCGCGCAGCGTGTCGCGCAGCACCTCGGCCTTCGGGTCGTTGGCCGCGAGTTCACCGAGCTCGCGGCCAACGAGCTCACGCGCGAGCCGCTCGTCCTGGAGCAGAGCCACCTCAAGCGCGACGTCCGAGTAAAGGGTTAGTCGGGCACCTCGTCGGCGCGCGATGCGGAGTGCGTCCTGCGCCTGCCGGTGGCTGGCGACGAATCCCTCGACGCCTGCGAGGCAGTCTCCCGCTGTCACCACCGACGCCGTCTCCCCGCAGAGTTCCGTTAGCGCTCGCCGCTCAGTGTCCTGGTCCCGCGCTCTGATGGAGCCGAGCCAGGCCCATACGACATCCGTCTCGAGGGCCACGTTGAGGAGGCGCAGGTCGAGTCTCGACGCGAGCTCCGGTAGAGCTTCGGAGACGGGCGCGGCGCAGATCAGCGCACGGTGGATGAGGGTCTCGTCGTAGCCGACAGCGCTGAGGTCGCTCCGCCTGCCGGCCAGGGTTTCCTGCACGACGGTGACTGACTTCCGGGCGGGGCCACGGTGGTGTCGGCGCTCGTCCTCGTACTCCTCGGTCAGGACGCCGATCATCCAGTCGATCATGGCGAAGGTGAAGCGCGAACCCAACACGAGCAGTTCGTGCTTGTCGCTGTCGCTTGCGTGTAGGGCGGTGACCTCCGCCACCCACGTGTCGGATAGCACCGCGTGGCTTACCCGGTAGCTCTGTGCGAACAGCGCCAGCGGCAGCCCTACGCGGGCGCCTGCCCGCGCCGCAAGGACTGCCTCCTCCGGGGGCCGTTCGGGGAGCGCGCGGCATTCGAGGGCGCGAAGTCCCGCCCTGACGTTCGCAGAGCACGAGGCACGTGCGACCTCGCGCAAACCCAGCGAGTCGAGCTCCGGAACCGCTGCGACGAGTTCGGCGACCATCTCGTCCGCGATCTGACCTGTCCGCGAGGCCAGGCGGTGCGTGATCTGCGGGATGTAATGCGTCGGGTCCGCTGTCGGTGGCATGAGGCCTAGAGCGCTTCCGCGGGATCGATTATCGCTTTTGGCCACACCTGACGGATCGGGCCGGACGATTTGGCTCATCCAGTCAAGCCCGGCGGGTCGCCGGTCCCTACGGTCATCGCGCCGACGTGGCAACCCAACCAACGGGAGGAGAAACCCCGTGCAGATTAGACGTCAGGCCTTGATGTTCGTCGCAGTAACGGCTGCGATGGCGGTGTTCGTGACGCCCGCGGGAGCTTGGACCCGCACCGTCATCAATCCGTGCACCCCGGACTCAGCGACGTCCTGCGAGTTCTTTGCGACGAAGTGGCATGAGGTGTACATGCCGACAGCCCCCGCACGTAACCAGTTGGCCATTTTCTTCCACGGGACCCTCGGGAAGCCCTCGAACAACCGCAAGATCGCGGAGTACCTGGCGGGCCAGGGCTTCCATGTGATGAGCGTCAAATACGACGCGGACACGACCGCGAAGTCGGCGTGCCCGGACTCGGTCGAAACAACCGATCCGAACTGCTTCCGCCGCTTCCGCGGCGAGTCGGTCTTCGGCGAGAACGTGTCCGACCCCGTGGGGCAGGCCTTCGACCACTCGTCGATCTCAGTATCGAAGCCGAACTCGGTCATGAACCGGGTGCTGAACCTCGCGACCTACCTGTCCACCAACTACGCAGCTCAGGGATGGGCCCAGTTCCAGATGCGTGACGTGAACGGCAACTGCACGTCTACGAACACGACCTACAACACCTGCGACATGCGCTGGAGCCTCGCTGGAATCGGCGGGCACTCGCAGGGCAGCGGCATCGCGCTGTACCTGTCGAAGTTCTTTGGTCTGCGCCAGGTCGCGATGCTGTCGGGACCCCAGGACACCTGGGCCTCGAGCGCGGCGAACTGGATCGCCGAGGGCGGCTTCACTACCTCGTCCAGCGTGATGTGGGGCTTTGCCCACACCGCTGACGGCGAGTACTCGGGCCAGTCGCTCGCGTGGGGAGTGCTGGGCATCCCGGGTGGGTTGACAGACCAGGCTGTCGGTAGCCCGTGGGGCGGGAGCCACCGGCTGACCACATCGGTCGCGCCGGCGTGTATCCGTCCCACCGCCGCGCATGGCTCCACCGTTACGGACGATTGCACCCCGGGGACCCCGCCGATCTACCAGCCCGTTTGGCTGGCCACATACGGCGGCTGACATCAAGAACGGCGGGCGCGTTGGTCGAAGCGGACGAATGCGCCCGCCGCCGTTGGCCCATGCAGCCAAGAACGAAAGCGCAGTCGCGTCGTACCGTCTGCCGGCATGGGACAGGGGTACGCGTGAAAGCTCTCGACGCGCCGGCGGAGGGTGCCTCCGGCCGGCTGCACCCGCGATCGGGCTCGATCTCCCGACGTGGGGTCGTCGGGTGATTTCCCGACCCGTAAGCCGGTCAGCCTGCTACCCGCCCACTCAGGCTGAAAAATGGCGGCAAAGACTTGACCCGCGGGTAAAAAAGGCCTGTATCGTCGCCGAGCGGGAGGGCTTCTTGGTAGCGGGCAGGGACATACGGCCGGGCCTCAAGGCGCACCGCGCGCGGTTACTGGTCGCGGCCCGTGAGAGCTTCGCGCGCGGCGGCTTCGACGGCACGACCATGGAGGGCGTCGCCCGGGCCGCCGGCGCGACGAAGCCGACGCTGTACGCGCACTTCGGCTCGAAGCGGCAGCTGTTCGATGCGACTGTCGACGCCGAGTGCGAGCGGCTCTTGGACTTCCTCTTCGCAGCCTACGGTCGCGCGCTAGCCGGTTCCCCGAGCCAGCTCATGCGCGCGTGCATCGGCGAGGCCTTCGCCTACGCCGATCGCAGCCCGAACGGCTTCAAGCTGCTGTTCCGGTCCGCGCGATCCGCACGCGATGCCGAGCTCGTCGAGGACACCATCCAGCGGATCACGGCACGCGTGACCGAGATCGTCGAGCGCGAACTCAAGGCCGCTGGCCGGCCCGACCACGAGCGTGCACGCATGCAGGCCGCGGCGATAGTCGGCGTCTCGCATCACGCCGTGCTGCAAGAGGCGGTTGAGCCGACTGCCGACCGGGAGGCGGCGATCGACTTCGCCGCCTCGTTCGCGAGCGGCGGTTTCTTTGCCACCCTGCCGCCGAAGCGGGGCGTCGCGTGAAGCGCCCGGCGGTGGCGGCGGCGTTGCTTGCGCTTGCGGTACCGGTGACAGCCCGGGCCCAGAGCGTTACGGTCTGCGCCGTACCGACGTACTGCGATGCGCGCGCGGCCTATGACTGGCAAGGGCCGAGCCGCAGCCAGGCGGTGGAGGTGCGCTCGCGGCGCAGTGGGGCCGTGTTGCGCGGCACTGTCTTCGCGCCCCCGGAGGGTCGGCCGCCGGGGGCGGCCGTAGTACTGCTGCCCGGCAGCGGCGGCCTCGGGAACGAGACGAACATGCACTGGCAGGCGCGTGACCTGGCTGCCGGCGGCTACGTCGTGCTCAGCCTGAGCCCCCAGGGGACCGGACGCTCAGACACCGCCGGCGACCCGCCGTGCCCGGCGGACCACCCGGTTGACCCGTGCCCCGGAATCCCCTATCAGCAGCTCGAGAACTGGCTCGACGCGGGGTCGAGCGGGCTCGACTTCGCGCTGTCTGACACGAATCCTTTCGCCGCGGCGACTGACCGTTCGCGCGCTGCGCTGGTCGGCTACTCACTCGGCGCCCGCGCAGTCAGCGTGCTTCAGGGCCGCGACGATCGCGTCGACGCGGCTGTCGCGCTCGACAACCTCGCGAGCGACGGGAACGGCGACGCCGGCTCGCCCAGCGGCGGTGGCGCCGCCGGCACGGTGATCGGCGGCGAGCTGCCCGGCGGTCCACCTGTCCCGGTTACGCCGCGTGTGCCGGCGATCGGTCTGGGATCAGACGGACCGGGCCCTGGAAACACGAGTCCGTCCCGCGAGCAGAAGAAGACCGCCTACTCCCAGTGGCGCTCGAGCGGGCTGCCGACAATGGAGCTGGTCTTCCGCGGCGTCGCGCACGGTGACTTCTCGCAGAACCCGCGCAGCTCGAACAGCACCTACGCTCGCCTCTTCGCCCACTACACGCGGGCCTGGCTCGACCGCTATCTCGGGGGCGACGCGGGCGCCGTCGACCGGCTGCTCGCCGGCTCTGTAGCGGGCCGGACCACCACGGACTTCCTCAGCCTGGACTTCGCCTCGGCCGCATACCTGCCGGCGGACGACAACATCGACTCGGCGGACGACGGCATTGACTGCGACGACCTGACACACGACGCCGGGTGTCTCCGGTGAGAACAAAGGGAGAGATCATGCAAGGACTGCGATGCTCGCTGGCGGTTGTCGCCGCCGGCATGGCCCTCACCCTGCCCACCCCGGCCACCGCGGGGATCGAGCCGGGGGATGTGGCCTGGACCGAGGTCAGCGCGCTGCCGGGCCTCAGCATCAGCCCCGACCTCAACAACACCTACTACACCAGCGTCTACTCGGCCAGCAGCGCGCACGAGACCGCCATCCGCGGCTCCGTGCCGAACGCGCGCTACTGGTCAATTGCCGTGCTCGACCAAGCAGGGCGCGAGATCGCGAACCTCTCAGACGACGATATTGAAACGACCGGCAACGGCTCCTACACGGTCCGCATCCGGCACGGCTGCGCTGGCCGGCCGAACTGCATGGACGTGTCAGGCGCGCCCGCCTCGGCGCTGCCGGCGCGGATGTTCTACAGGCTCTACGTCCCAAGCGACCGCACAGGCGGCGTCCCCCTGCCCGAGGTGGAGTACCGCACGCTCGACGGCGTTGACGTTCGCTCGCCGGTCCCCGCTGGGACCTGGACGGCCCTCATGCTGGGACTGCTCGAGCCGCTGCGCCCCGGCGAGCCGGCCCCCGAGGCCCTCGCAGGCCCGTCAGGCCTCGACCGCCCCGTCGCCACCCCCGCCGCCGACCCCGAGCCGCGCCGCTTCGACGGCCTCGGCGGCCAGCAGATCGAGACCCTCGCGGACGCGGGCGCTCCGGCGCCCGTCGTGGAAGCGCTGACGCAGGCGAAAGGTAGCGCCGGTCTGAACGCCACCGCCGACAACGACTACCTGATAGCGCAGTACACCTTCCGCAGCGGCAACCTCGTGCTTGCGGCGAAGGCGCCGTCGTACCGCTCGGGCGGTGCCGCGGTGAACGACCTCGGGCGCGCCGACGGCAGCGAGCAGGTCCGCTACTGGTCTGTCTGCACCGTTCAGAACACGCGGCCGGTCGAGTGTCTGCGTGACGAGCGCGTACAAGTCGATGCCGACGGGTTCTTCCGGATCGTGGTCGCTCCGGCCTGTCCGGTCGCGGGCTACAGCAATTGCCTGCGCGGCGGCGTGACGCCGAGCGTGAACAACGGCAACATCAACTACAGGAACCTGCTGGCCGCGGGCTCGTTCGCGAACGAGCGCGGGCCGCACGAGTGTCCGGCCGGCGTCTCGCAATTCTGCGGCGACTACGCGCTGCAGGCGCGTTACGTCCTGCGCGGCTGAAGGAGGCAAGGATGACAACGATGAAGACGATTCGCCGACTGATCTGGGTGACCGCGCTGGCGCTCGCCCTGTGGCCGGCAGCCTCGTTTGCGGCCACGCGGGCGGTCACGCCGACGTCGGCGTGGCAAAAGGTGGCGCCGAACGCGCTGAACGTCGCCTTCCCGGACGAGTACGCGGTCTACTACGTCATCCCGTACATCGCTGGGCCCGGCCTGCGCACGCTGGTCGAGGGCCAGGTTCCCGCCGCCCGCTACTGGTCGCACACGATCTACCAGACGCAAGGAGGGGCGCTCGACAACATCGACGGCGACCGGATGGCGCTGGACGCCGACGGCAGCTACCGGATGACGATCGCGGACCGGTGTGCGGAAGCTCAGCGGAACTGCCTGAGCACGACCCGTGTGCAGCGCCCGACCCCGACCTTCGAGGGCATGCTCGTGTACCGGCTGTACGTGCCGGAGGACATCGCCTCCGGCCAGACCGGGGGCGTGCCCGTCCCGCGCGCCACATACGAGGCCGACGGCCCGGACGCCGAGGCGCGCCTGGACGCCCTCGACCTACCCGCAGCCGCGCGCGAGGCGCGCGACGTGGCGGTCTCACAGGCGGCGCTTGCGAGCCAGGAGCTCGTGTTCGAGCGCTCCATGCCGCTGTCCGGCCCGGTCCCGCAGCCCGACAACGACCCGCCGGTCCGGTCGTTCCGCTTCCACGGACACCAGGGCTCGGCGATCGACTACGCGCTCACCAAGGGCCTAATCTCGGACTCGCAGTGGGCGCTCCTGAACTCGACGCTGCCGAACCCGTCCGGCACGGGTGGTCCCTTCAGCGCGCCTGCGAACGAGTACACGTACATCTTCTACCAGCACGAGCGGGGCAACCTCGTGGTCAGCGCAAAGGCGCCGACGTATGACCTGACCTCGTCGTCGCGCAACGCCTTCGGGCGCGACGACGGCGGCGAGCAGGTCCGCTACTGGTCGCTGTGCACGAACTCGTCGCTCACGCGCTACATAGACTGCATCAAGGACGAGGACGTCGTGATCCCGCCAGGTGAGACCCACTTCGAGATCGTAGTCTCGCCAACGTGTCCGGTGGCGGGATACGCGAACTGCCTGCTCTCCGGCCAAGAGGCCGTCGAGTTCGCGGTGGTCTACCGGAATCAGCTCGCCTCGGCGGCCTTCAAGGACCAGCAGCTGGCGGGCGAGTGGGCGTACGGAGGCCACTACGTCTCTCGCCCGTGAGGAGACTCGGCGCGACCCTGGCCGCGCTCTGTGCGCTCGCTGGCAGCGGCACGCCGAGCGCGACGGGGCAGGCGGGATCGGGCGACCGCGACTGCGTGTGGATCCTCGTCGACGAGCCCGACGCAGTGAACGTCGCCTACCCTGACGAGTACGCGAACTACTGGGGCACGCTCGTGATGGCCATCCCGCCGGGTCACGAGCTCGTACTGCGCGGTCGGTTCCCGCGCGCGCTACATGTCGTTCAACGTATACGACGGGGCGCTGCGCCCGACCGACGCCCTTGCGGATCAGGAGATCGTGGCCGATGCGGGGTCGACCAACCCGTTCCTCGAGGGCGCCCGCCGCGATGCCGAGATGCGTGACTACACGGTGCGGATCGTGCCAGGGACGCCGCCGCCCGGCGGCCGCGAGCCGAACACGGTCTACTTGGCGAGCGCCGGCCGCGCCGCGTACGAGGGCGGGATCCTCTATCGGGTCTACATCCCGGACCTCGGCACGGACGACACCGGTGGGGTTGGGCTGCCGGAAGTGCTCCTGCGCGACCCAGAGGGCGCGATGCGCACGATTCCCGCCCGCTGCGGCGCGGTGCAGGCGGACCTGCCGCCGACGCTTACCGAGGCCTACGCGAGCGCCGACGCGCCCGAGACCCCGGTCAGCCACCCGGCGACCAACCCGCTCGACTGGGACGTCTTCTTCAACCTGCCCTACACCCAGGCCACGCTTAACACGCGAGGCACCCCGGCGAACGGTCCCGCGGCCGCGACCGTGCCGGCCGACCGGAGCGGGGGCTACCTGAGCAACGTGCACAACGCCTACGCCTACGCCTACGCGACCGGCCACCGCAGATTCGGCCAGGTGCTCGTCTTACGCGGAAGGGCCCCGAGCGCCCCTGCGACGCGCGACGGCCCGGCGGTGATGGGCTCGGGCGAGTTGCGCTATTGGTCGATCTGCGAGAACGAGCGCCACAGCACGCGGTTCGTCGCCTGCCTCGCCGACGAGGACTTCGTCCTGGACGAGACGGGCTGGTTCACGCTCGTCGTCTCCAGCCCGGCGCAGCGGCCCGCCAACGCGCGGCGCGAATGCGGGGTCAACTGGCTGCCCTGGGGTGCGAGCCCAGAGACGTTGCTCATCCTGCGCCACATGCTTCCGGCGCCGGGCTTTTCCCACGCGATCCAGCGCGTCGAGCGCCCCGGTGATGAGGATCGCGTCGTGGGTGACTACCTGCCGGGCGGGCAGCACACGAGCCGCACCAGCTTCGAAGCGCTCGGCTGTCGCATCTAACGGACAAGGGCGGCGGTCGCGTTTTGGTGTTTCGCACAAGTGGCGCGGCGCCGTTGCCCGTAGCTTCGCGGCATGGGAATTAACGTCGCAGCCGCCGACGGCCTGACCGCCTACCACGACCACCGGATGCCGGACGGCCGGGACTTGCGCGGCCGACCCGAAGGGAGTGCTGCCAGCGATGAGGAGACGGGGCGATGGAGCTAGCAACGGCGCCCGCGGCGGCTGTCTCCCACGCAGTCCCTCATCCTGGCGAGCCGGTTCCGGTCCTCGCGCTCCCAACCGTGGGGATCTTCTTCGGTGCGCTCGCGGCCTGGGGCCTCGCCACTTGGGCGGCGATCGGCGACCTCGCCTCACCGTGGGCGACGATCCCGGTGCACGCGGCGGTCACCTTCGTCATGTTCACGGTCGCCCACGAAGCCACCCACTACGCGATCAGCCGCACCCGCTGGGTGAACGGTCTTTTCGGCCGCCTGGCGGCGCCGTTCGTGGCTGCGTGGGGGTCGTTCCCGGTGTTCAGCTACATCCACATAGAG contains these protein-coding regions:
- a CDS encoding alkaline phosphatase D family protein; protein product: RLWPHNQPVSTETGELHSCWDDHEVQNTYSGGDPDGGDADYSAIPVGIPQFPPFQYSVKRRDAAYRAFFQSMPTFTIGRQRLYHKATFGRHVDLFVLDERQYRSVASRRFLGADQSEFLRSGLTQSSASWKVIANAVMIMGGGGSDSWEGFPAEREALLGVISQNEVQDVVFITGDMHACIAGDVQNAAEHTVATEFVCGSMTTPSTPEGWALIGRPGYGTADNPTMPQAEYDALNRPYYEELDFFSHGYVLCEAGAQTFKATYKKLETVRRESTALKASNSYTLHRGTPGL
- a CDS encoding Rv2175c family DNA-binding protein → MPVQDVIEEAQRIATDRDPAELAGELQELLGQKLVAFALGDRHPKTVGRYARGERAPELEAHARLVDLSVVVQILRAGMRESTIKSWMLGANPRLKGNAPIEAFHEGRPYEVMSAAKAFVSRR
- a CDS encoding RES domain-containing protein, encoding MPFADNPPTYHAVSVPAEGFWRVTTWPEPFDPPPPPLPIGHPDLHEDDAGRWDDPHGALRTLYCATEPEGAIGEKLGHFRIDPRIPRRIEGFFESEPDSGYEDDYLLPQLDADDVAAFNWTLAWAPSEPTARCLDVTHWRSHRAVLRCAIPHLVEHGRAQLDRSALLDERRNLTRRLAGCFRALAARPDGTLRVAGLRYKSRHAPAWECWALWEPLPLDPSEATGQTVTIQTPELRRAAERLPVVLLA
- a CDS encoding helix-turn-helix domain-containing protein; translated protein: MVAELVAAVPELDSLGLREVARASCSANVRAGLRALECRALPERPPEEAVLAARAGARVGLPLALFAQSYRVSHAVLSDTWVAEVTALHASDSDKHELLVLGSRFTFAMIDWMIGVLTEEYEDERRHHRGPARKSVTVVQETLAGRRSDLSAVGYDETLIHRALICAAPVSEALPELASRLDLRLLNVALETDVVWAWLGSIRARDQDTERRALTELCGETASVVTAGDCLAGVEGFVASHRQAQDALRIARRRGARLTLYSDVALEVALLQDERLARELVGRELGELAANDPKAEVLRDTLRAYLESGQNAVAASARLGVHVHTVKYRLRNIEEQLGRAPATRPSELHVALRVREVLENPGQH
- a CDS encoding TetR/AcrR family transcriptional regulator, which encodes MISRPVSRSACYPPTQAEKWRQRLDPRVKKACIVAEREGFLVAGRDIRPGLKAHRARLLVAARESFARGGFDGTTMEGVARAAGATKPTLYAHFGSKRQLFDATVDAECERLLDFLFAAYGRALAGSPSQLMRACIGEAFAYADRSPNGFKLLFRSARSARDAELVEDTIQRITARVTEIVERELKAAGRPDHERARMQAAAIVGVSHHAVLQEAVEPTADREAAIDFAASFASGGFFATLPPKRGVA